Proteins co-encoded in one Arthrobacter alpinus genomic window:
- a CDS encoding VOC family protein → MNSQEIPAGAPCWIDLMTSDIAKSRDFYAALFGWSYEVGDQEMYGGYTMAFKDGKSVAGLMQSQENGEGYPDMWTTYLRVDDIEATMAAAKNAGAIAYMEPMNVPEQGKMAMLGDPSGASIGLWEFGGHTGFQSHEENGAAAWHELHSKDYPAAVSFYHDVFGVDTSVMSDTPEFRYTNLVDGEKELAGIMDAAGFLPDQMPSNWQIYFQTDDVDATIAKALTLGATIINAAEDSPYGRIAGLSDCTGAMFKLVQPPA, encoded by the coding sequence ATGAACTCTCAAGAAATTCCCGCCGGAGCACCGTGCTGGATTGATCTGATGACCTCCGACATCGCCAAGTCGCGAGATTTTTATGCTGCTTTGTTTGGCTGGTCCTACGAGGTTGGGGACCAGGAAATGTACGGCGGCTACACCATGGCCTTCAAGGACGGAAAGAGTGTCGCCGGGCTGATGCAGAGCCAGGAAAATGGCGAGGGCTACCCGGATATGTGGACAACGTATCTGCGCGTTGATGACATCGAGGCCACCATGGCCGCAGCCAAGAACGCCGGTGCCATCGCCTACATGGAGCCCATGAATGTCCCTGAACAAGGCAAAATGGCCATGCTCGGCGACCCTAGCGGCGCCTCAATCGGGCTGTGGGAGTTCGGCGGCCACACCGGATTCCAATCGCACGAGGAGAACGGCGCCGCCGCATGGCATGAGCTCCACAGCAAGGATTACCCGGCTGCTGTGAGTTTCTATCACGATGTGTTCGGCGTGGACACCTCAGTCATGAGCGACACCCCCGAGTTCCGCTACACCAATCTGGTGGACGGCGAAAAGGAACTGGCCGGCATCATGGACGCTGCCGGGTTCCTGCCGGACCAGATGCCATCCAACTGGCAGATCTACTTCCAGACGGACGACGTCGATGCCACCATCGCCAAGGCCCTCACCTTGGGTGCCACCATCATCAACGCAGCCGAGGATTCCCCTTACGGCAGGATCGCAGGTCTGAGCGACTGCACCGGCGCCATGTTCAAGCTGGTCCAGCCCCCGGCCTAG
- a CDS encoding putative quinol monooxygenase, which yields MSEIINLQATFIPNEGEFFRVKLALDIAIEQVVEETGCIQYEITEESEEKIVLTEQWASEEDLTKHSKGIAVQDLNESLSALLAKPVELVRT from the coding sequence ATGAGCGAGATCATCAACCTACAGGCCACTTTCATCCCCAACGAGGGCGAATTCTTCCGTGTAAAGCTTGCACTGGACATCGCTATTGAGCAGGTCGTCGAAGAGACTGGCTGCATCCAGTATGAAATCACCGAGGAATCGGAAGAGAAGATTGTTTTGACCGAGCAGTGGGCATCCGAAGAGGACCTTACCAAGCACAGCAAGGGCATTGCCGTTCAGGACCTCAACGAATCCCTCAGCGCCCTACTGGCAAAGCCGGTAGAGCTGGTTCGCACCTAG
- a CDS encoding M66 family metalloprotease — protein MAVAGAVLAVVVAGVGVMTTPALAAPNIPLDAAASVLAAGTAELDFSGLTITGQLGDVSRDVLTNPYTVGEEISYSFKVANNRSQTVTVVPVSGSFAPFVPADGAGNCRWTGLGAGANYTCATPKHTVTAADLAAGSFATATTWQVGNESKTLSTAPVALRAKVDTSVGQVSISGTPSNPQRNTVTNPYAPGEALAYTFTVKNNGTTSVTMTPESGSFAPFVPADGAGNCRFINLKAGASYSCTTSKHTVTREELDSGFFQPISTWKAGAISGTITTDAAKLGTPLADPFSGYLNAGGPDRGLGFHDVNKTGEPRAIRNDLTGALSGMVEFAQSTTINPANNDAADMPDLVAERQALLLFTPTTATSAVTVTASVKGVAKGTVTMHTPDALPRSDANFPTGRPKVVYSKRAWSVDLPWDVVVPGLELVLTDASGANGTLPASNITMGAPTELVINNIELGMLTTPNMAGDHAFINTPAQSAADYFQTIPVSKLIMAKYERVQLQKVIVANGNIYTPENPSVTNGDVYSGDMRENVGKAQVSTGINLANFGQTSGLMNQKQPGLYNQRIIHHSAGLYANGRAEHGLSGGNGMATLYASSGNELSHELGHSFGLGHYPGQNSSLSGDAATINATHHADSGWGYNAYRDAMRPNLTNRSYMADGVSINGLPFTQTFGGSYNFLTDAMAGGWDESNYSDYTLHTGYSADRIQESLTTVVPDVGYPSGYRAWDATSQSYIDAKVANASFNYLRPATVGVPVVTLLGGYVPADSTKAVLYPAFRSNWGNTFDYPAPAQDAPAATRVCWMDVDFLDGTSKQFAVSGGVAGASATTALQFNINIAQADKPTGSDLFCKQNGVTSQYGNHIDIATNLPDLPAAVTIGQDAGYTAVRDAELPALQTALESQIGQSLPALSQDSRTALTSWRDSVNGLSAGAQEVATRITTLESAATNAGKYLRYYGDTLSTPATQTRFQKLLLETGLTPAAGTPAVPSGTELKVDRGNSGITDGYCLKLYTNADGTLEARVPAADTVATECTGATDEKWFMDVRGAVHNGAHPELCLTSSNPSRPSACEASNGTQQWTYLADGHLTSVATPSRSLDLNRSTRLPILYNTSTGSNQKWLGLSTSPVMAMGLMDAASIKTMAELGL, from the coding sequence ATGGCAGTGGCAGGAGCGGTTTTGGCCGTTGTGGTCGCAGGAGTGGGCGTCATGACGACACCAGCCCTGGCCGCCCCAAACATTCCCCTCGATGCGGCAGCGTCCGTGCTGGCCGCAGGAACCGCTGAGCTCGACTTCAGCGGACTGACCATCACCGGCCAGCTCGGTGATGTGAGCCGTGACGTCCTGACCAATCCCTACACCGTGGGGGAGGAAATATCCTACAGTTTCAAGGTTGCCAACAACCGCTCACAAACGGTGACAGTGGTGCCGGTTTCGGGCAGCTTTGCACCCTTTGTTCCTGCCGACGGCGCCGGCAACTGCCGTTGGACCGGGCTGGGCGCAGGAGCCAACTACACCTGCGCGACACCCAAGCACACTGTAACGGCAGCAGACCTGGCTGCCGGCAGCTTTGCAACAGCCACAACGTGGCAGGTAGGCAATGAAAGCAAAACGCTTTCGACGGCGCCCGTTGCCTTGCGCGCAAAGGTCGACACATCCGTGGGTCAAGTGAGCATCTCCGGCACGCCCAGTAACCCGCAGCGCAACACGGTGACGAATCCGTACGCGCCGGGTGAGGCCCTTGCCTATACCTTCACCGTCAAAAACAATGGCACCACATCTGTCACGATGACCCCCGAATCAGGGTCATTTGCCCCCTTCGTGCCGGCTGACGGTGCGGGAAACTGCCGCTTCATCAATCTCAAGGCCGGTGCCAGCTACAGCTGCACCACCTCCAAGCACACCGTGACACGTGAAGAGTTGGATTCGGGCTTCTTCCAGCCGATCTCCACGTGGAAAGCTGGGGCTATCAGTGGCACCATCACCACGGACGCCGCCAAACTGGGCACGCCGCTGGCCGATCCCTTCTCTGGATACCTCAACGCTGGCGGACCCGACAGAGGTCTGGGCTTCCACGACGTGAACAAGACCGGGGAACCGCGAGCTATCCGCAACGATCTGACTGGCGCGTTGTCCGGCATGGTGGAATTCGCCCAAAGTACCACCATCAACCCGGCCAACAACGATGCTGCTGACATGCCTGATCTTGTGGCCGAACGCCAGGCGCTCTTGCTCTTCACGCCCACAACGGCCACCTCAGCTGTGACGGTGACCGCCAGCGTCAAGGGTGTGGCCAAGGGAACGGTCACCATGCACACGCCCGATGCCTTACCCAGGAGCGACGCCAACTTCCCCACGGGACGCCCCAAGGTGGTCTACTCCAAGCGAGCCTGGAGCGTAGACCTGCCGTGGGACGTGGTTGTCCCCGGACTTGAGCTGGTGCTCACTGACGCTAGCGGCGCGAACGGAACCCTTCCGGCGTCGAACATCACCATGGGAGCGCCTACCGAACTGGTCATCAACAACATTGAACTGGGCATGCTGACCACACCGAATATGGCCGGCGACCACGCCTTCATCAATACACCGGCGCAGTCGGCGGCCGACTACTTCCAGACCATCCCCGTCTCCAAGCTGATCATGGCGAAATACGAGCGTGTGCAGCTTCAAAAGGTCATTGTGGCCAATGGCAACATTTACACGCCGGAGAACCCCTCCGTGACCAACGGAGACGTCTACTCCGGTGACATGCGCGAAAACGTTGGCAAGGCTCAGGTCTCCACAGGTATCAACCTGGCGAACTTTGGCCAGACCTCCGGGCTCATGAATCAGAAGCAGCCAGGCTTGTACAACCAGCGCATCATTCACCACTCGGCCGGGCTCTACGCGAATGGCCGGGCCGAACACGGGCTCTCCGGTGGTAACGGCATGGCGACGCTCTACGCCAGCAGCGGCAATGAACTCAGCCACGAACTGGGACACTCCTTTGGACTAGGCCACTACCCGGGCCAGAACAGCAGCTTGAGCGGTGACGCGGCAACCATCAATGCCACTCACCATGCTGATTCCGGGTGGGGCTACAACGCGTACCGGGATGCCATGCGCCCCAACCTGACCAACAGGAGCTATATGGCTGACGGGGTGTCCATCAACGGACTGCCATTCACGCAAACCTTTGGGGGCTCCTACAACTTCTTGACCGATGCAATGGCTGGTGGTTGGGATGAGAGTAACTACTCCGATTACACGCTGCACACCGGATACAGCGCCGACAGGATCCAGGAATCCCTCACAACTGTGGTGCCCGATGTGGGCTACCCCAGCGGCTACCGGGCCTGGGATGCTACCTCGCAAAGCTACATAGATGCCAAGGTGGCCAACGCTTCTTTCAACTACCTTCGCCCCGCGACTGTGGGTGTTCCGGTGGTGACCTTGCTGGGCGGCTACGTGCCGGCCGATTCGACCAAGGCTGTTCTATACCCGGCCTTCCGGTCAAATTGGGGCAACACCTTTGACTACCCCGCCCCGGCGCAGGACGCACCTGCTGCCACCCGGGTCTGCTGGATGGATGTCGACTTCCTTGATGGCACCTCAAAGCAGTTCGCCGTCAGCGGCGGCGTGGCTGGCGCCTCGGCCACCACCGCGCTGCAGTTCAACATCAACATCGCTCAGGCCGATAAGCCCACCGGTTCTGATCTGTTCTGCAAGCAAAATGGGGTGACTTCGCAGTACGGCAACCACATCGATATTGCCACCAACCTCCCGGATCTGCCTGCGGCCGTGACCATTGGTCAGGACGCCGGCTACACGGCAGTGCGCGACGCTGAACTTCCGGCGTTGCAGACCGCACTGGAAAGCCAGATTGGTCAGTCCCTGCCTGCGTTGAGCCAGGATTCGAGGACTGCCCTCACATCGTGGAGGGACTCTGTCAACGGCCTCAGCGCTGGTGCTCAGGAAGTGGCCACCAGGATTACGACCTTGGAATCCGCCGCCACCAATGCAGGCAAGTATCTGCGGTACTACGGTGACACGTTGAGCACCCCTGCCACGCAGACTCGTTTCCAGAAGCTGCTGCTTGAAACGGGTCTGACCCCCGCTGCCGGTACCCCGGCAGTGCCGTCCGGAACGGAGCTGAAGGTTGACCGTGGGAACAGTGGCATCACCGACGGCTACTGCTTGAAGTTGTACACGAATGCGGATGGCACCCTCGAGGCCCGAGTACCCGCAGCGGACACTGTGGCCACCGAATGCACGGGAGCCACGGATGAGAAGTGGTTCATGGATGTACGCGGTGCAGTCCACAACGGCGCCCATCCAGAGCTGTGCTTGACGAGCAGCAATCCCAGCCGTCCGTCTGCGTGTGAGGCCTCAAACGGTACGCAGCAGTGGACGTACCTGGCCGACGGACATTTGACGTCGGTGGCTACGCCGAGCCGGTCCCTTGACCTTAACCGATCAACCCGGCTGCCGATTCTGTACAACACCTCGACGGGCAGCAACCAGAAGTGGCTGGGCTTGAGTACTAGCCCCGTCATGGCGATGGGCCTGATGGATGCGGCGTCCATCAAGACGATGGCGGAGTTGGGCTTGTAA
- a CDS encoding thioredoxin family protein, translating into MATVEITTESFGPTIEGNDIVIVDFWASWCQPCVRFAPTFEAASEKHDDVVFGKVDTEAQQQLAAEANITSIPTLMAFREKVLVFAQPGALNGTELESVIDAVKALDMSEVHAAVAAKAAEGTAAE; encoded by the coding sequence ATGGCTACAGTAGAAATCACCACGGAATCTTTTGGCCCCACCATTGAGGGCAACGACATTGTGATCGTTGATTTTTGGGCTTCTTGGTGCCAGCCCTGTGTGCGTTTTGCGCCCACCTTTGAGGCTGCCTCCGAAAAGCACGACGACGTTGTGTTCGGCAAGGTGGATACGGAAGCGCAGCAGCAACTTGCCGCCGAAGCCAACATCACCTCCATCCCCACCCTGATGGCGTTCCGCGAAAAAGTGTTGGTGTTCGCCCAGCCCGGCGCCTTGAACGGCACCGAACTGGAATCCGTCATTGACGCCGTCAAGGCTCTGGACATGAGCGAAGTTCATGCAGCCGTCGCCGCCAAGGCCGCCGAAGGCACCGCCGCCGAATAA
- a CDS encoding YajQ family cyclic di-GMP-binding protein yields MASESTFDVVSKVDKQEVANALHQAQKEVVQRYDFKGVGAEIDFSGEKILLKANSEERVMAIMDVFESKLIKRGISLKSLDAGEPFASGKEYRLEAEIVEGIAQDIAKKINKLIRDEGPKGVKSTIQGDELRVSSKSRDDLQEVMAMLRKFEDADLQFVNMR; encoded by the coding sequence ATGGCCAGTGAGTCAACGTTCGACGTCGTCAGTAAAGTCGATAAGCAAGAGGTCGCCAACGCCCTGCACCAGGCCCAGAAGGAAGTAGTCCAGCGCTACGACTTCAAGGGTGTGGGTGCCGAGATCGATTTCAGCGGCGAAAAGATCCTGCTGAAGGCCAATTCCGAGGAACGTGTCATGGCCATCATGGATGTCTTCGAATCCAAGCTGATCAAGCGTGGCATCTCCCTGAAGTCCCTCGACGCTGGTGAGCCCTTCGCATCAGGCAAGGAATACCGTCTGGAGGCCGAGATCGTCGAAGGTATTGCTCAGGACATCGCGAAGAAGATCAACAAGCTCATCCGCGACGAGGGCCCTAAGGGCGTCAAGTCCACCATTCAGGGTGATGAACTGCGCGTTAGCTCCAAGAGCCGCGATGATCTTCAGGAAGTCATGGCCATGCTGCGCAAGTTCGAGGACGCCGATCTGCAGTTCGTCAACATGCGCTGA